Below is a genomic region from Amyelois transitella isolate CPQ chromosome Z, ilAmyTran1.1, whole genome shotgun sequence.
atttaaaattataataaaatgttttcattaGTTAAAACGTTCATTTGTAATATGAATGCATTTACTATTATCAATTGTAGTAATAGTAgtagtattaatataaaattattaaacaaactTGCCTAAACCAATATCTAGAATTCGAATaagtcttaagaaaataaaactgaatcgATCGATTATGTACTTGCGCACAACGCACATCACTAGAAATAGCAGTCCGCCTGTCCGCATGGAACGATTCAACATGGCGGCTTTACTCCACAGGCACTTGGAGCATGGCTGCGTttgattcatatttttaataatttatttcccgtcatttttttacattcgACTTGAATAAATCTAGCATTTTTATAggtattactttattatttaagttcaaataagTAATGTGCTTAAAATGCTAATAGTGTGATAATCCGATATTCTAGATCCTTGAGTGACCTTTTGGATAGACTTTCTTTTTCCATATTGCTACGTTAACGTATCATATTTTAGTAAAGTGGAATTTTACGAAGAAGTTTTGTGAATTTGGGAACTGTGATATAATTTAGCTATCAGTGCCACATTTCAAAGTCTGATTATCAGGTAATGTGCGTGAAGGAACTCCCACGTGGAAATACCTCACGTCTCTATTTTTAGATCTCGAACTTGGTTCACAAAAACTGATCGACGGGATTTAAATCAATTACACCCATTTTATTACTGTGTGCTTACagcaaaatttgttttttattttttcattttgtatataaaagatCCCTTGCTGATCAAATTGATCTTAACTATAACAGGCATGACTGTAGACTTTATGCCATCACGCTTATGTAGCTGTAACATGATAAATCGTTATGAAATCATTTGCCATTATCTATTGCAGTTTTCATGTAACTGAGATTATTTTCGTGGATTTCGTTGACCTCcattttgacattttaaacCTCCATGCCATAGCTCCCTACTTGCCGTGACTTTCATTACCTACGTGGTAGGCGCGTGATTGCTAATCTACCTATTACCTACctgtattataaacattataagCAATATCTTGCTGTATAATTCACTGGTACTTCACCTATTTATGTAAGCATTGAGACAAGAAAAACAAACTGTTCAGTATTCAATATTCAACCTACTAAAAATGCATTTATGACTTGGGCCTCTCACAAACCTTGAAAAGCTACTGAGAGtggattataaatattatttctccTATCTGACTTGTTTCAGATTTTAGACAATTTtagttttgaatatttaatataacaattaaaattattgaattaataaGTAACTTGTAGCTTTCTTGGAAACTGAATTTTgctacttttattaattttgttgatCCTCAATTCACatggtattttatttagagtGATGTAGGAAATTTAATGTGGCACATCAACATTCTCAATCATAAATGTTATTTGCACTAGACAGTTGCTCAGAATATGTACATTTCTTCTAAATACttaccaaataatataaactaaaattgtattaaattttcccTTACTTTTCTTGCAGTGATTAGTTCAGTTGATAGTTTACAAGAAGTTATCAATCCTCCAACTAGTCAAACAAATCAAACAATAGGACCtgtaacaaagaaacaaactgTAACCAAATTACCATCTGCTCCTGAGACTGATGTGTCTTGCGTGGAAGCAAAGGTGGAACAAGTAAATAAAGGAGTGGTAGCACCATCGGAAGCACCTGCTCCAACTGCTACAGAACTGCTTTCTGCAAGCATTGAGAAGCTTGCTAAAGAACTGCCCCTAAGCcaagaaataaaagataacAAAGAAGCATCCAGTGCAATACAAGCTCAAGCCAAATTAACCCAGAGTATAGCCAGCTGTATTCGCATTAATCAACCTGACTCTAAGATGAAAGATattaatctaaataataaatctactGGTGAGTTACCATCCAATTTCATTcagcattttaataattaggaaaatattaaatgtttttattctatttccCACTTACCATATTACATAAATCACAATTTGTCACTTATTTTTGTGCAATACTGTTTtgtcatattaaattaatttttgcacAGAGCTATGTGTTATTTTAACTTCACACTTTcaatctaatatattttttggtaaTCTGTCGAAATGTCGAAACTATACCTAGTTTCTCAATATATGCCTTAGTGAAAAGTAAAATTGTCAACCGAGCCTTATCTATTATCATTAACCACTAACATTTGATATAATTACTAAGTTAAACTTTTAAGTCAAGACTCtcctttaattatttgtaaaattattcaaaaattatttgttatttcataGATCCAGATACTGCCAATGGAAACACCACTGAAGTAACTAAAACGGAAACAAaagaagatataaataaaaatgaaaaagctGTGAAGAATtctaagaataataataaaaaatccaaCAAAATGGCTACACAAGATGTAGCTGAATCAGAATCATGTGAAAATGGTAAAGATGAGACTGATAAATTAAGTAATGTAGATCAAGATAAACCTATTGACAAAGAAGAGGTAGCAGAGAAGCCTGCTGCTCTGGAGACTATTGAGAGCCCACAGGCCCCGCCCGTGTTTGTCCCCAAATACAAATATTCCGATGGTGAGTAATTGGTTTTGAACTttgggtttataaaataaataaatttaaaaaaaaactcctcCTCacctttcatattttttagatCAATGGTCGCCTCTCAATAAAACTGGCAAGAAGTGCTATGATATTGGTCTACTGAAGCAGATAAAAGATGACCCTATGTCCAAGAATAAACCCAATGTACCATTATTAGAGGCCTGCAATATAATGAGGGTAAGGTTTCCTACATCACATCCTTCTTTTGGTTCAAGTTGAAGTAATTTCTGTAGATCTAGGCATAGAAGCATACAATACAAGGAAGACAAACCTGTAAATGCAATACAAGCACGATATAATGCACTAGGTATGGTCCAAGCAAGGTCACCAACCTATGCATATGttcataaatatgttttcatgacctaagtattttgtatttaaatttcctAGTTGGAGTTATGGTCTACttctttactttattattaggtTCACCAACAGGTAACATGAATTTTTCATACCAGgttaattatatcttatacAATGTGTATTTTCAGGCTGTACCAATACAGGATCCTCTTCCTTTCTCTACAATATCAAGGCCAATGAATGATTCTCTGTTCCCGACATTTGCCAAACCCTCTGGTATGGGATCGAGAAGTAACACTCAACGGGATACTAAAAAGGATGGTAGAAATATGGCTATGGGAGGAGGTaggatattataaatttttatgacattcatTCCATAATTAAACGGAAATAAAggataaaaaattttgaaatgctTAAGAGTtaaattggtttattttttttggtcaGGAAAAGGTAGTGTAAAACTAAACTCGAGTCAAGGTGGAAACAGTGGCCAGCGCTCTATTCATTTTGTGACCCTATCACGTGaagaagtaaaattaaatgaagttGATTCAGCATGGAAGCCCTCTAGGTTTAGGAAAGAGACCCTATCTGAAGAAGAATGTAAAACACAGGTATGTAATCAGAGCTTGTAAGATCTTCAATTTGAATCACCATATCCaaaatagaaaacaatattaatctGTTATCTGTTTGTAggaattatacaaaaaattcaGAGGAATCTTGAATAAGTTGACACCACAAAAATTCGACACTTTACTTGACAAAGTAAAGACTCTCGAAATAAATAACCAAAACAGACTGGAAGGTGTGATTGATCTGGTGTTTGAAAAAGCTATTGATGAACCCAATTTCTCAGAAGCCTATGCTGCtatgtgtaataaattatctacACTGAAGGTaagaatatgaataaaaaatgtaattgtaaaatataaaattaaaaagaagttaattcaaattttaacttaaGGAATATTGAGAAGTTTTCAAGGATCTTCATTTAACTTTATTCACAGGTGCCAGCCCATAATGCCAGTTCTCCAGAGCAATGTGTCAATTTCAGAGGGCTTATAATTAGCAGATGTCAGGCTCAGTTTGAAGCCGAAAAGGTAGATgagcaaatacttaaattagaAAAGGAGGTTTCTGAATGTACAGACCCTGTAAGTATTGTTGCAATAATTTATCGTAAATGTGCAATTTAGAATTGCTTTGTTAACACtaactttcttcttttttatttaggcCAAAAAGAAGGAGCTTCAACTAATGTTAGTAGAAGAATATAGACGAGTCAGGATGCGGTCAGTTGGAAATGTTAGATTTATAGGTAAGTCTTGTTCTCCTTATCAGAAGAAGATAATTTTTCCTTGCCTTGCCAAATCAAAGATCAGAGGGCAATAAAGACATTCTTGTAGTTTTATGATatactttgtttattgataaaaatatgttttgtaataaaatttcctATGTTTGCTAATGCGAAAGAACttgcattttaaatatatttttcttcattgGTGTGTGGTATTGGCAAATAACTGTTCTAATGCAATTCAcgattattgaaaaaaaaagcgtACTTTCACGCATGTCTTAAAATAGTGAGtcagaatttaaaatttctatatcATGCTCGTCGTAATcgtattttatcttttattatgaaaacgaaCAACTTATGTCTTTGCCTTGCGAAATACTcttacattttcattcaaCATTGTTTGATTACCTGTTGGGTTTAATATGATtacataaatgcgaaagttgtCTATCAACGCAcaagataattaattaattagttagAAAAGATTTGGCTAAATTAAGTACGAAATTTTGAAGCGATGGGatgtttaaagtttatttttgggGTGAGAGCAAgtttaatattcttttaaaaaattgtgattcaaaatGGTGCCTCCAAACTGATATAAGGACTGTATGCGAaatgttttaacaattttgtaataaagctGTCTACTGATGCGATTTTGATTTCTTATTGAAACTGTGTGAGttttaacaactttttttcatataaaattactaattagtaattttgtttgtttgcaggtgaactttacaaattgaaaaTGCTCACGGCCAAAATCATGGTTTACTGCATGAATCATTTGATTGATAAACTGGAGGAGGAGAAATTGGAGTGCTTGTGCAAATTGCTCACCACTATCGGCGAGCAAGTCGAAAGTGAAGTAAAAGATCAACTTGATAATGTATTCAAGAAAATGCAGGACATAATTTCAgataggaaaaataataaaatatccagCCGCGTAAGGTTTATGATTCAAGACGTAATTGAATTGAGAAGAAGAAAGTGGGTCATCAAGAGTGTAGTAGACTCACAGCCTAAGATGATGGATCAGATCCAAAAGGAAGCTGAACAACAGCAGAGGCACATTGAGGTGAATAATTATAGCCAATGACAAATTAATTGACTGATATATTAAACGCTTCTAGTAAttgctttttaaaattctgaaatattttctgCAAATTAGTTGTTTATATGTAGGTTATGTAGaagattaataatttaatttttatacagatGATGAATGCGGTACCTATGGGAGGTGGCGGTGGATTCCGTCGCGATGAAGGCGGCCGTGGCAAACGCGGTGACCGCAGACAAAACGCTAACTCCTTCCAAATGGATACCAACATGTGGAAATCTAACTCACGCTACACTGTAGATACTTCTAAATTGATGAAGGCTGCACCACAAAAGGTAAGAAGCAATTACGAAAAATTTAAGCTAtgaattcattttaatttatattgaaattcatattaaattctataacttataattgattttatttattacatacatttgtagtaaaattaacttattataaaagcTGTGAGAACAAATCCTGGTATGCATTTAAAGATTAGTTAAATGTAacaatgtataatatttttcagaatTTAAGCAGCATTAAATTGGCACCGCCTAGTTGGAATCATGGGGCCTCAGCTAAGCCCCAGGCTCAAGCCACAAGCAGCTCAATGATTGGGATGAAGAACATGTACAGCGTTTTAGAAAATGTACAAACTGATCCTACTTCTCTAAGAGGTAATGAACAACTGACCATCGAAAATACTCTGATAGCAATTTTTAGTTTACTAACAAATGATTGGGTTTaactttcataatttaaaaaaatgcaatatatGTAATGTTTGTCCTTAGTATTTATTAAGCTTTACCATCTTCAGATGTGCTTGCTTTGTTGCTAGCTTCTATCAAtatcaatacatacaaaaagtaTGTTTTCTGTTTGTGGATATCTGTTAACTCCTAAACCTTGCTATGTTATTTGCGGTTTTGACACTTGGAAACTTTAACACTAAGGAAATGACTATTGGGTAGTTTGTATATATGCAGTTTGTGAGCAAGGCTGGGGTAGGCTGTTAATATGTGcttgtaatgaaaataaaaataattattttttttgctcaaTTTTAGAGAGTAAAGACTTGCCACTAAGCTACCATAGCAAAGGTGCTTCTATTGAAAGGTCTACATTCAACTCCAGAGGAGACTTCAGTAcgtacaaatttatattttcttattgatTTTTGCAATAATTCCTCCATTCTAATATTGCTGGCCTTCGACAGTCTTAGAATTATGGTTTGGACCATCACTATGTTCTGTAGTAAGTCCAAATATGATTGATTTGGTCGTCATTCTGGACACTGATTCTTAACACATTCACTGCTGACACGGCGCTAAAGTTACTCACTGATAAAGTAACTACTTTAAAAGTAATGCCCAATTATAAACTGTACCCTGTATGCAAAAGTCCATTGTAAGTAAGGATTATTGTCAATTTCTCTTTGTGTTATGTATGcagagtatttaaaaaaaattccatgaggtcatcattaaaataaagaaacttaTCATAAAAGTTTAGGTATACTACAAAGTACACTTAGGAACAGACTTCTACACGATAAGAATTTTATTGCTAATATGTGACAGACTTgtgaaatgataaaaaatgtttaatacaaGGGACatcatattaattataaaagaaccggccaagtgcgagtcggactCGGGCACTAAGTGTTTCGTTATCATCTTCACTTacttcaatatttatatttattgtttatattcacGTTTCTACCTGTATATTCACATAGaccaaaaaattacttaaatatatgaaGAAATCCCAAATTGCCATATAATTTCATgggtttttataataacgcCATCCCGCTCTAATCGGTAGAACTACAAGGCGGTCAATACATACCACGTTGCATGTCCACGTAATATGTTAATGAGACTGCGCTGTCGATAgacaaaatatgtttgttgtaattcatttttagtatttgttgTTATAGCGGCAACGGAAATACATCCCCATTATAATAAACGTGGctttttttcgtatttttttgcTCAATATTATACTTACTGTCACATGAAGACGCTTAAAATTATCACAATATATGTGATAATTTTAAGTGTCTTCTTAATTGTGTAATtcctttctttaaaaataatataagataacaataaagtaaaagGGCGCCATAcaactaatataatttttaaacaatgtttttctgtcgattttaataaagaggtatagacaaaaaataaatatataaagtcaGACTCGTACTTGGccggtattttatttctttaaaattgatatttaattgaagaaacccaaaaaaaagaatcgaaAATTTTctgtcacaaaaataaagatttaatagAGCCGCGGTATATTACTAGCCACTGGAAGTCTTTCTTCGAACCTGAAACATAGCTCCTGTTACAAGTGCAGCAGTCAATTTGTTAAAccaatgttaattaattccGGGAAAGGACAAATGCTATcgcctttttatttaaatgaggTAACTTGTGCATGCAAATATTCTTAAGTACAGTTTTTATATAGTATTCCATTACTACAATTTATGGAATTTCTACTTCGGTGTGctttagtattatttatgCATGTTATGGAATTTGAATAGAAATCTAAACaaggtaaattttttattacaaaagcaAGTGTAGCTACAAGCTGTGAACATAGGTGTATTTATTGGGATTTCCATATTTACATATCTATATAACATTGTAATTGTAGGCTGATGTTGGCTTGATTGATAGGCtgctacatatttttttttctttttgtatggtaaagttacaaataatacctttaattatttgcaaaatgtaacactttttattttggaacatataataaatacgacaGTTCAACCTTTGAAACGATCTTGGTTTATTCATCGATAATCAAACAAAATTGACCTTATGAATCTGtactttcatatttaataaactaaatatgtattttttattatgttaatgaaataaattattttgatctgTAGACAGCGGCAGTGGTAGCCGTTCGGGATCCGTCGGCGTAGCCCGATCTAACTCGGGAAGCCGAAGCACTAGCGCGGCGCCACCCACTCCGCCGGTGGTAGCTGAAGTAGCCGCTCAACCAGCAGTCGTCCCACAGGAACCCTTACCCGATCCCAAGAAGAAGTCGGTCCATTCAATGATTCAACTCTCCCTCATCAACCCTGATGAGGATGAATTAGTAGCCGAAATAAAGCATCTATTCGAACCTCAGTTCCATGCTGCCGTTGTCACTGAGATATTCAATGTTGCTTTGGAAAAGTAAGTTCCTGTTCGCCACTTCTTTGTTCACTCATTTCCAGTGTTACCTTTGAATTtatatcataaataattttgacatgcaaaaaaaaaaaatgtattatttgtatcataattaattttggcATACATCACTTGCGCTTCTGTTTCTtgataaaatgatttattttcatttaaattgaaataacaaatctttgtttgttttaaactcTTACTTGCAcaagaaatgtaacaaaaatagaacagtcattggattaagaagaatatgtacaatggcgggcttatcccaatcggtatttcttccagtcaaacaaaatttaaaaacaaatctgATCACATTGGATTAGAGACATTTACTAAGCTATAAGTTTAGCCTATTAAAGTTTTACTTAGCCATAAGTAACTACCAATCACTTATgatattcatttgttttcagATCGGCAAAAGATATTACTACAATAGCTAAGTCCCTGCTGTATGCAGTGTCGGCTAAAGCCATTTCTCCAGATAATTTCATAGCGGGAGCTAcagaaatatttgaatttgcaCCTGATCTTTACATTGATATTCCAATGCTTTACGAATATTTTGCAAAGTTTATTGCACCACTAATAGAAAAGAAGGTACGCTATTCTTTAAATAAGAATGTTGTTAAATGTTTGGgtcaacaaaaacaaaaaatatttatacctattgAGCAGAAAAAAGTCAGAAAAATATGGCtaccaattaatattaaatcaatcGGCAATATGTTTCGTTATGTGCTATGAAACGTTTTTTGTTGAAAAGCAATGGTATACAAACGTTCGTATGTAGTTATGAGTAAGAAGATAATGGTTGCACTCGTCTGTTTAGTGGTGTGCGACCTATATGGGGTAACACGTTTTCGTTCTTGGTGGACACTACCTCTTGCGTCGATACTCTGGCGTAAACCACCGCCGTCATTAATCTGCGTTTTTATTTGCAGCATATCACATTTTTACaagttttcaaaatttca
It encodes:
- the LOC106133944 gene encoding eukaryotic translation initiation factor 4 gamma 3 isoform X1, with translation MSSNGNQVPLAPNQRGPGQYPRASTPHRPVDCYHPAGATAAPYLPSGAGGAQSSGQAALRVQQNPQPSAPPAPQQDMSKTTMAHNFVAQQNQTPQTRPQYNFQYRTAQHGTRPTTHPRQQQPFIPGATAAATGPVMYSACVPPLVFQSHMGMQTYQQPRSGNPGFYPYSMAPYMSYSNPPSHTPPYYFTSNSQPLPTPNLQPNAPGGRNNQNAPLVGPQGTSATASAPNSTIPHPQAPAHIHAMSGIRPIMQKRSHRLAIINPLTKQDIFSEINSSENQFPSGDSSGRQTPQSEQPTHSAAEEFSRRVNEVINQPSPAEIAAKAAAAAAATAAAAKTAELPITTPSSSQPSTSAICISKPETIHISENKHLGPDVAAEPNETPVVSAISDSPVIVPKMPNNKQLQKNSDQILVIETTTSKIQPSKQHKQSKSKPLVPDDIEREVAETISVETSQITAAASIAAPPAPSSITPSSASIPSLAGLPRQTPPSFTSQHTPAPQPQRVREHRSRLKSEEKEKAKEKETQHEIETVSSIKANGPTGVVISSVDSLQEVINPPTSQTNQTIGPVTKKQTVTKLPSAPETDVSCVEAKVEQVNKGVVAPSEAPAPTATELLSASIEKLAKELPLSQEIKDNKEASSAIQAQAKLTQSIASCIRINQPDSKMKDINLNNKSTDPDTANGNTTEVTKTETKEDINKNEKAVKNSKNNNKKSNKMATQDVAESESCENGKDETDKLSNVDQDKPIDKEEVAEKPAALETIESPQAPPVFVPKYKYSDDQWSPLNKTGKKCYDIGLLKQIKDDPMSKNKPNVPLLEACNIMRAVPIQDPLPFSTISRPMNDSLFPTFAKPSGMGSRSNTQRDTKKDGRNMAMGGGKGSVKLNSSQGGNSGQRSIHFVTLSREEVKLNEVDSAWKPSRFRKETLSEEECKTQELYKKFRGILNKLTPQKFDTLLDKVKTLEINNQNRLEGVIDLVFEKAIDEPNFSEAYAAMCNKLSTLKVPAHNASSPEQCVNFRGLIISRCQAQFEAEKVDEQILKLEKEVSECTDPAKKKELQLMLVEEYRRVRMRSVGNVRFIGELYKLKMLTAKIMVYCMNHLIDKLEEEKLECLCKLLTTIGEQVESEVKDQLDNVFKKMQDIISDRKNNKISSRVRFMIQDVIELRRRKWVIKSVVDSQPKMMDQIQKEAEQQQRHIEMMNAVPMGGGGGFRRDEGGRGKRGDRRQNANSFQMDTNMWKSNSRYTVDTSKLMKAAPQKNLSSIKLAPPSWNHGASAKPQAQATSSSMIGMKNMYSVLENVQTDPTSLRESKDLPLSYHSKGASIERSTFNSRGDFNSGSGSRSGSVGVARSNSGSRSTSAAPPTPPVVAEVAAQPAVVPQEPLPDPKKKSVHSMIQLSLINPDEDELVAEIKHLFEPQFHAAVVTEIFNVALEKSAKDITTIAKSLLYAVSAKAISPDNFIAGATEIFEFAPDLYIDIPMLYEYFAKFIAPLIEKKHITFLQVFKISKTIITEKHGHLLLKAIIKELKDSMGPTFVKSKWQESGLKLRQWMNEEDVATWLKDNKFEFLEGSVAPNDETKVILSPADTQKKLLQIMNADETCDCIKGWVQDNLGKASNEDWFMRGLIQAICEHALFGAEGRDVTHFNQDRMNKYIGLINDFGESKQAREASCLFGIQQLIHRLEHPQGLTLQIFAYLHEQYIISVEGFIAWEESDKEPEGKGVMLKALTSFFTNLKEADNEDSCSED
- the LOC106133944 gene encoding eukaryotic translation initiation factor 4 gamma 3 isoform X2 produces the protein MSSNGNQVPLAPNQRGPGQYPRASTPHRPVDCYHPAGATAAPYLPSGAGGAQSSGQAALRVQQNPQPSAPPAPQQDMSKTTMAHNFVAQQNQTPQTRPQYNFQYRTAQHGTRPTTHPRQQQPFIPGATAAATGPVMYSACVPPLVFQSHMGMQTYQQPRSGNPGFYPYSMAPYMSYSNPPSHTPPYYFTSNSQPLPTPNLQPNAPGGRNNQNAPLVGPQGTSATASAPNSTIPHPQAPAHIHAMSGIRPIMQKRSHRLAIINPLTKQDIFSEINSSENQFPSGDSSGRQTPQSEQPTHSAAEEFSRRVNEVINQPSPAEIAAKAAAAAAATAAAAKTAELPITTPSSSQPSTSAICISKPETIHISENKHLGPDVAAEPNETPVVSAISDSPVIVPKMPNNKQLQKNSDQILVIETTTSKIQPSKQHKQSKSKPLVPDDIEREVAETISVETSQITAAASIAAPPAPSSITPSSASIPSLAGLPRQTPPSFTSQHTPAPQPQRVREHRSRLKSEEKEKAKEKETQHEIETVSSIKANGPTGVVISSVDSLQEVINPPTSQTNQTIGPVTKKQTVTKLPSAPETDVSCVEAKVEQVNKGVVAPSEAPAPTATELLSASIEKLAKELPLSQEIKDNKEASSAIQAQAKLTQSIASCIRINQPDSKMKDINLNNKSTDPDTANGNTTEVTKTETKEDINKNEKAVKNSKNNNKKSNKMATQDVAESESCENGKDETDKLSNVDQDKPIDKEEVAEKPAALETIESPQAPPVFVPKYKYSDDQWSPLNKTGKKCYDIGLLKQIKDDPMSKNKPNVPLLEACNIMRAVPIQDPLPFSTISRPMNDSLFPTFAKPSGMGSRSNTQRDTKKDGRNMAMGGGKGSVKLNSSQGGNSGQRSIHFVTLSREEVKLNEVDSAWKPSRFRKETLSEEECKTQELYKKFRGILNKLTPQKFDTLLDKVKTLEINNQNRLEGVIDLVFEKAIDEPNFSEAYAAMCNKLSTLKVPAHNASSPEQCVNFRGLIISRCQAQFEAEKVDEQILKLEKEVSECTDPAKKKELQLMLVEEYRRVRMRSVGNVRFIGELYKLKMLTAKIMVYCMNHLIDKLEEEKLECLCKLLTTIGEQVESEVKDQLDNVFKKMQDIISDRKNNKISSRVRFMIQDVIELRRRKWVIKSVVDSQPKMMDQIQKEAEQQQRHIEMMNAVPMGGGGGFRRDEGGRGKRGDRRQNANSFQMDTNMWKSNSRYTVDTSKLMKAAPQKNLSSIKLAPPSWNHGASAKPQAQATSSSMIGMKNMYSVLENVQTDPTSLRDSGSGSRSGSVGVARSNSGSRSTSAAPPTPPVVAEVAAQPAVVPQEPLPDPKKKSVHSMIQLSLINPDEDELVAEIKHLFEPQFHAAVVTEIFNVALEKSAKDITTIAKSLLYAVSAKAISPDNFIAGATEIFEFAPDLYIDIPMLYEYFAKFIAPLIEKKHITFLQVFKISKTIITEKHGHLLLKAIIKELKDSMGPTFVKSKWQESGLKLRQWMNEEDVATWLKDNKFEFLEGSVAPNDETKVILSPADTQKKLLQIMNADETCDCIKGWVQDNLGKASNEDWFMRGLIQAICEHALFGAEGRDVTHFNQDRMNKYIGLINDFGESKQAREASCLFGIQQLIHRLEHPQGLTLQIFAYLHEQYIISVEGFIAWEESDKEPEGKGVMLKALTSFFTNLKEADNEDSCSED